In Roseiconus lacunae, a genomic segment contains:
- the atpH gene encoding ATP synthase F1 subunit delta, producing MENPQAVEHETVMDTGAEQLGKTYAQALMAAASKSGLSDKVVEQLGTLVNEYLAGSPKLSAAFASPRIDIAEKQRIVERIFGDEFEPLLVNFLKVMASRGRLGYVDSVYEGAQKQLDQMSGRVLAKVKTAVPLDDSLRSTIIERLGGALGKQVRLQEVVDESLIGGMVIRVGDTVFDNSVAGRIDLIAKRAKQGFSAALSEKFANLVE from the coding sequence ATGGAAAATCCTCAAGCGGTTGAACACGAGACGGTGATGGACACCGGTGCCGAGCAACTGGGCAAGACGTACGCCCAGGCGCTAATGGCCGCGGCAAGCAAGTCAGGGCTCTCCGATAAAGTGGTCGAGCAACTTGGAACGCTGGTCAACGAATACTTGGCCGGTAGCCCAAAACTCTCCGCCGCCTTCGCGTCACCCCGAATCGACATCGCAGAGAAACAGCGAATCGTCGAACGGATCTTTGGCGATGAGTTCGAACCACTCTTGGTCAACTTTCTCAAGGTGATGGCCAGTCGCGGGCGCCTCGGCTATGTCGACTCCGTCTACGAAGGCGCTCAAAAGCAGCTTGATCAAATGAGCGGCCGAGTGCTAGCCAAGGTCAAGACCGCGGTACCGCTGGACGATTCGCTCCGTTCGACCATCATCGAACGCCTCGGCGGTGCCCTGGGCAAACAGGTCCGGTTGCAAGAAGTGGTCGACGAATCGTTGATCGGCGGCATGGTGATCCGAGTCGGTGACACCGTGTTTGATAATAGCGTCGCGGGGCGAATTGATTTGATCGCCAAGCGGGCCAAACAAGGCTTCTCGGCCGCACTGTCCGAGAAGTTTGCGAACTTAGTTGAATAA
- a CDS encoding DUF4912 domain-containing protein: MRTPKVSAKTARIRAQLRRQKEQAERLRDLSTGTLVGGAAMKNGNQKSSEPHRDRVILMVRDSYWLQATWEITRASVSRAESSLAERWHTATPVLRVMSVEDVSNNCAETVHRDIPIHGGVDTWYIDVQDPPTRFRVAVGYLTSDDQFHSLCRSNIVETPSPGDCERLDEHWHEIADDYERIYSLSGGYENDSSDLKEIFEERLHRSMPSRNGSSQSAADPTLLRQSKLPFEVDAELIVFGKTSAGSSVSLGGRPVKLQSDGTFTVRMKLPDKRQVLPVTAESRDGMRQRTTVIAVERNTKVLEAVDVKDTM; this comes from the coding sequence ATGCGGACGCCTAAGGTCTCCGCCAAGACCGCTCGGATTCGTGCCCAGCTTCGTCGGCAAAAAGAGCAGGCCGAGCGTTTGCGTGACCTTTCGACCGGGACGCTTGTCGGTGGCGCGGCGATGAAAAATGGCAATCAAAAGTCAAGCGAGCCACATCGCGACCGCGTGATCCTGATGGTACGCGATTCGTACTGGCTGCAAGCAACTTGGGAGATCACCCGTGCGAGTGTTTCGCGAGCGGAGTCATCGCTCGCCGAACGATGGCACACCGCGACGCCGGTCCTTCGTGTGATGTCTGTCGAAGACGTTTCGAACAATTGTGCCGAAACGGTGCACCGCGACATTCCAATCCACGGTGGCGTTGATACTTGGTACATCGATGTCCAAGACCCGCCGACCCGATTCCGCGTTGCGGTCGGCTACCTGACCTCCGATGACCAGTTTCACTCACTTTGCCGTAGTAACATTGTCGAAACGCCCAGTCCCGGGGACTGTGAACGGCTCGACGAACACTGGCACGAAATTGCCGATGACTACGAACGGATTTACTCGCTCAGTGGTGGCTATGAAAACGATAGCAGCGATCTGAAAGAAATCTTTGAAGAGCGTCTACACCGTTCGATGCCTTCACGGAATGGTTCGTCGCAATCGGCCGCCGACCCGACCCTGCTTCGCCAATCCAAGTTGCCGTTCGAGGTCGACGCCGAGTTGATCGTCTTCGGGAAAACCTCGGCCGGTTCGTCTGTCTCACTTGGCGGTCGTCCGGTCAAACTCCAAAGCGATGGAACATTCACCGTTCGCATGAAGCTTCCCGATAAACGGCAAGTGCTTCCGGTCACCGCCGAAAGCCGCGATGGCATGCGACAGCGTACCACTGTGATCGCGGTCGAGCGGAACACAAAAGTGCTCGAAGCGGTCGACGTTAAAGACACAATGTAA
- the atpD gene encoding F0F1 ATP synthase subunit beta: protein MSTATETRVVGKVTQVIGSTFDAEFPEGQLPEIYNALEIKSEHKGVTIDLVGEVQQHLGGGRVRAIALGSTEGMMRGMDVIDTGKAVSVPVGKETLGRVFNVLGEPIDNRGPVAAEDHWPIHRQAPPVNELSTNTELFETGIKVVDLLTPFVRGGKAGLFGGAGLGKTVILTELIARIASSHGGYSVFAGVGERTREGTDLWLEMQETEIGQTGRKVIEQTCMVFGQMNEPPGSRLRVALSALTMAEFFRDTTGADTLLFVDNIFRFSQAGSEVSALLGRMPSAVGYQPTLATEMGALQERITSTKKGAITSVQAVYVPADDPTDPAPATAFGQLDAFIYLERSISEKGIYPAIDPLASNSRILDPQYVGDRHYTIARRVQTILQRYRELQDIIAILGVDELSEEDKTVVHRARRIERFLSQPFLVAEVFTGKAGEITPLEDTIRSFEEICDGKWDHLPEQAFMYVGSIEQAEAQAKKMEKK, encoded by the coding sequence ATGTCCACCGCAACGGAAACACGCGTCGTCGGAAAAGTCACGCAGGTCATCGGGTCGACATTCGACGCCGAGTTCCCCGAAGGTCAACTTCCGGAGATCTACAACGCGCTTGAGATCAAAAGCGAACATAAGGGCGTGACGATCGATCTGGTCGGTGAAGTTCAGCAGCACCTTGGCGGTGGACGCGTCCGTGCGATTGCCCTGGGAAGCACCGAAGGCATGATGCGGGGAATGGATGTGATCGACACCGGTAAAGCGGTCTCGGTCCCCGTCGGCAAAGAAACCCTCGGACGTGTCTTCAACGTTCTCGGCGAACCGATCGACAACCGCGGGCCAGTCGCCGCCGAAGACCATTGGCCGATCCACCGGCAAGCGCCTCCGGTCAACGAACTTTCGACCAACACCGAGTTGTTCGAAACCGGGATCAAGGTTGTCGACTTGTTAACCCCCTTTGTCCGTGGTGGTAAAGCCGGACTGTTCGGTGGTGCTGGTCTAGGTAAGACTGTGATTCTGACCGAGTTAATCGCTCGGATCGCAAGTAGCCACGGTGGTTATTCCGTTTTCGCGGGTGTCGGTGAGCGAACCCGTGAAGGCACCGACCTCTGGCTGGAAATGCAGGAAACCGAGATCGGGCAAACCGGGCGAAAGGTTATCGAGCAAACCTGCATGGTCTTCGGTCAGATGAACGAACCGCCAGGGTCTCGTCTTCGTGTCGCACTCTCGGCTCTGACGATGGCCGAATTTTTCCGGGACACTACCGGAGCGGATACACTGCTGTTTGTCGACAACATTTTCCGCTTCTCACAAGCCGGATCCGAAGTGTCCGCGCTTCTCGGCCGGATGCCTTCGGCGGTGGGTTATCAGCCGACCTTGGCGACCGAAATGGGTGCCCTCCAAGAACGAATCACCTCGACGAAAAAGGGCGCGATCACATCCGTCCAAGCCGTCTACGTTCCCGCCGATGACCCGACCGACCCTGCACCTGCCACCGCATTCGGTCAGCTCGACGCGTTTATCTATCTCGAACGATCGATTTCCGAAAAAGGAATCTATCCCGCGATCGACCCGCTCGCGTCGAACTCGCGGATTCTTGACCCACAGTACGTCGGTGACCGCCACTACACCATTGCGCGTCGTGTTCAGACGATCCTACAACGTTACCGCGAACTGCAAGACATCATCGCGATTCTTGGTGTCGATGAACTGAGCGAAGAGGACAAGACCGTCGTTCACCGCGCACGCCGGATCGAACGGTTCTTGTCACAGCCCTTCCTTGTTGCCGAAGTCTTTACCGGCAAAGCAGGGGAAATCACCCCGCTGGAAGACACCATCCGCAGCTTCGAAGAAATCTGCGATGGCAAGTGGGATCACCTTCCCGAGCAAGCGTTCATGTACGTCGGTTCGATCGAGCAGGCTGAAGCACAAGCCAAGAAGATGGAGAAGAAGTAA
- the atpA gene encoding F0F1 ATP synthase subunit alpha → MKFNSDEIATVLQQEIENFDSKIDVREVGSVLEVGDGIARVYGLSGVMAGEMVEFKNGSIGLAFNLEENSVGVIILGDYLTIQEGEEVKALGTLLSVPAGDAVVGRVLDPLGNPLDGKGPVQTDVTRPVEIIATGVAERQPVTEPMQTGIKAIDAMTPIGRGQRELVIGDRKTGKTAIAIDAILNQKGKGVKCFYIAIGQKDSAVAGVVDVLEKHGAMEYTTVISAGASSPAPLQYIAPYAGTAMAEHFMFNAGHALVVYDDLSKQATAYRQMSLLMRRPPGREAYPGDVFYCHSRLLERSSKLSDELGGGSITSLPIIETLEGEVSAYIPTNVISITDGQIYVQPDLFFSGVRPAMNPGISVSRVGGNAQIKAMKKVAGGLRLDLAAFRALEAFAQLGTDLDPATQAQLDRGYRMVELLKQPQYQPLSVAEQVCSLYAGTKGFLDDVEIKTVQQWEQDFLQFIHDKHSTLLDKIVETGDLTDEVVKMLESAISDFKSGYKPAA, encoded by the coding sequence ATGAAATTCAATAGCGACGAAATCGCAACGGTCTTGCAGCAAGAGATCGAAAACTTCGATAGCAAGATCGATGTCCGCGAAGTCGGTTCGGTCCTCGAGGTCGGTGACGGTATCGCTCGCGTTTATGGGCTGTCCGGTGTGATGGCCGGCGAGATGGTCGAGTTCAAAAACGGCTCGATCGGCCTCGCGTTTAACCTCGAAGAAAACAGCGTCGGTGTGATCATCCTCGGTGATTACTTGACGATCCAGGAAGGCGAAGAAGTCAAAGCCCTCGGGACGCTGCTTAGTGTCCCCGCCGGCGACGCTGTGGTCGGACGCGTGCTCGACCCACTGGGCAATCCCCTCGACGGCAAAGGACCGGTTCAAACCGACGTGACTCGCCCCGTCGAAATCATCGCGACCGGGGTTGCCGAACGGCAACCGGTGACCGAGCCGATGCAAACCGGTATCAAGGCGATCGATGCGATGACACCGATCGGGCGCGGCCAGCGGGAATTGGTCATCGGTGACCGAAAGACCGGAAAGACCGCCATCGCCATCGACGCTATCCTGAACCAGAAAGGAAAAGGCGTCAAATGCTTCTACATCGCGATCGGTCAAAAAGACAGTGCGGTCGCCGGTGTCGTCGATGTCTTGGAAAAGCATGGTGCGATGGAATACACCACGGTCATCAGTGCCGGTGCAAGTTCACCCGCGCCGCTTCAGTACATCGCGCCCTATGCGGGAACCGCGATGGCGGAACACTTCATGTTCAATGCCGGACACGCATTGGTTGTCTACGATGACTTGAGCAAGCAGGCGACCGCGTATCGCCAGATGAGCTTGTTGATGCGTCGTCCCCCCGGACGTGAAGCGTACCCCGGTGACGTTTTCTATTGCCACAGCCGATTGCTCGAACGTTCCAGCAAGCTGTCCGATGAACTCGGCGGCGGATCGATCACCAGTCTTCCGATCATTGAAACTCTCGAGGGCGAAGTATCGGCATACATTCCGACGAATGTGATTTCGATTACCGATGGTCAGATTTACGTGCAGCCCGACTTGTTCTTTTCCGGTGTTCGTCCGGCGATGAACCCGGGGATTTCGGTCTCTCGCGTCGGTGGTAATGCTCAGATCAAGGCGATGAAGAAAGTCGCCGGCGGTTTGCGTTTGGACTTGGCGGCCTTCCGTGCGTTGGAAGCCTTTGCACAACTCGGAACCGACCTCGACCCCGCCACGCAAGCACAGCTTGATCGTGGATACCGAATGGTCGAGTTGCTCAAGCAACCTCAGTACCAGCCGCTGTCGGTCGCCGAACAAGTCTGCTCGCTGTACGCCGGAACCAAGGGCTTTTTGGACGACGTCGAAATCAAGACCGTTCAGCAGTGGGAGCAAGACTTCTTGCAATTCATCCACGACAAGCACAGCACACTATTGGACAAGATTGTCGAGACTGGTGATTTGACCGATGAAGTGGTCAAGATGCTCGAATCGGCCATCAGCGACTTCAAGTCCGGTTACAAACCTGCCGCCTAA
- the atpF gene encoding F0F1 ATP synthase subunit B, with translation MSMLKTLLLACVLVLAVPASHVVRAADEADQPHAAETHEGDADHGDADHGEAGHDDHAEGPMPPILSFDPGAAVANLAIFLGVFLILAKFVWPVILGGLKAREDKIHSDLHRAQEANEKAQQILADYEKKVAEANTEAQAILADARKDAQANAAKIVDEAKAEASRQSERAQADIETAKKVALAEIADQTAQVAMAVAKQVVGRELQPNDHSDLIRNALDQIPSKN, from the coding sequence ATGTCGATGTTGAAAACCTTGTTGCTCGCGTGCGTACTCGTTTTGGCGGTGCCGGCGAGTCACGTTGTCCGTGCCGCGGACGAAGCGGATCAACCGCACGCAGCGGAAACGCATGAAGGCGATGCCGATCACGGTGACGCTGATCATGGCGAAGCCGGCCACGACGATCATGCCGAGGGCCCGATGCCTCCGATTTTGTCGTTCGATCCCGGGGCTGCTGTCGCGAACCTGGCGATTTTCCTCGGCGTGTTTCTGATTCTGGCAAAATTCGTTTGGCCGGTCATCTTGGGTGGTTTGAAAGCTCGCGAGGACAAGATCCACAGCGACTTGCACCGAGCTCAGGAAGCCAACGAGAAAGCTCAGCAGATCCTTGCTGACTACGAGAAAAAAGTTGCCGAAGCCAACACGGAGGCCCAAGCCATCCTGGCCGACGCACGCAAAGACGCGCAAGCCAACGCGGCGAAGATTGTCGACGAAGCAAAAGCCGAAGCCTCGCGTCAAAGCGAGCGGGCTCAAGCCGACATCGAAACCGCAAAGAAGGTCGCCCTGGCCGAGATCGCCGATCAGACGGCACAGGTGGCGATGGCCGTCGCCAAGCAAGTCGTCGGTCGCGAATTGCAGCCGAACGATCATTCGGATCTGATTCGCAACGCGCTCGATCAGATTCCAAGTAAGAACTGA
- a CDS encoding F0F1 ATP synthase subunit epsilon produces MAIRCIVVTPERTELDTEATSVTLPMFDGSLGVLPNRAPMIGRLGYGKLELETAAGPQRFFVDGGFAQVEDNTVNLLTSRSIPVDLLDVGEAEKSLEEALEMSAKTPEQAQLRETAIRRARGQLRAAR; encoded by the coding sequence ATGGCGATTCGCTGTATCGTTGTCACGCCCGAACGGACAGAATTGGATACCGAAGCAACCTCGGTCACGTTGCCAATGTTCGATGGATCCCTTGGGGTCCTTCCGAACCGGGCCCCGATGATCGGTCGCTTGGGTTACGGAAAGTTGGAATTGGAAACCGCGGCCGGCCCGCAACGCTTTTTCGTCGACGGCGGCTTCGCCCAAGTCGAGGACAATACTGTGAACCTTTTGACCAGCCGATCGATTCCTGTCGATTTGCTGGACGTCGGGGAAGCCGAAAAGTCGCTCGAAGAGGCATTGGAAATGTCGGCTAAGACGCCCGAACAAGCTCAGCTTCGCGAGACCGCCATTCGGCGAGCCCGTGGCCAGTTGCGAGCCGCGCGTTAG
- the atpE gene encoding ATP synthase F0 subunit C — protein MIDFAMLLAQDAGFGTMGVGLAMGLAIIGASLGIGRIGGNAVEAIARQPEASGTISTQMLISAALIEGVTVVALILMFLK, from the coding sequence ATGATTGACTTCGCAATGTTGTTGGCACAGGACGCAGGTTTCGGCACGATGGGTGTCGGGCTGGCCATGGGTTTGGCGATTATCGGTGCCAGCTTGGGCATCGGCCGAATCGGTGGAAATGCCGTTGAAGCGATCGCGCGTCAGCCAGAAGCGAGCGGAACGATCAGCACCCAAATGCTGATTTCTGCGGCTCTGATCGAAGGTGTGACCGTTGTCGCATTGATTCTGATGTTCTTGAAGTAA
- a CDS encoding PDZ domain-containing protein → MNALTTPSPKDRSRPEESINFPQPVFLLPSSRPRLSALLFAGVFVMGVASITPSSASAQTASQTTLIEAEPETIPAGATEITIRSVDDVIVALGRLERDLKRPRQEPVAVRTGDGQPLLGVLMKDSPLGVEVESVIDGSAAAMAGLTKGDKIVEINQFNIEKPGDVNDAIANHAVGSKLKVKWIRHNVSHQREIVFVPQQPPAEGTIAGRPDPETQRLREEVVVLRRQVQALTRAVRSLALLHQ, encoded by the coding sequence ATGAATGCCTTGACCACACCTTCTCCCAAGGACCGCTCTCGTCCTGAAGAGTCAATTAATTTTCCTCAGCCCGTGTTTCTGCTACCGTCATCGCGTCCGAGGCTCTCGGCCTTGTTATTTGCCGGGGTGTTTGTCATGGGCGTTGCCTCGATCACGCCATCTTCAGCTTCGGCACAGACAGCGTCGCAGACGACGTTGATCGAAGCGGAGCCGGAAACGATTCCTGCCGGAGCGACTGAAATCACGATTCGTTCGGTCGATGATGTGATCGTGGCACTCGGGCGACTCGAACGTGATCTCAAACGACCGCGGCAAGAACCAGTGGCGGTCCGTACCGGCGATGGTCAGCCACTGTTAGGCGTCTTGATGAAGGATTCGCCCTTGGGGGTCGAGGTGGAATCCGTAATTGATGGCAGTGCGGCGGCGATGGCAGGACTGACCAAGGGGGACAAAATTGTCGAGATTAATCAGTTCAACATCGAAAAACCTGGCGACGTCAATGACGCGATCGCCAATCACGCCGTCGGGTCGAAGCTCAAGGTTAAGTGGATCCGGCACAATGTCTCGCATCAGCGCGAAATCGTCTTTGTCCCGCAGCAACCACCGGCGGAGGGCACGATCGCAGGCCGCCCTGATCCCGAGACCCAGCGTCTCCGCGAAGAGGTCGTCGTCTTGCGCCGGCAGGTTCAGGCATTGACGCGAGCCGTTCGTTCGCTCGCCCTGCTTCATCAATAA
- the atpB gene encoding F0F1 ATP synthase subunit A: protein MNLFIASADNPISHVVPHRLHEKPLFTIDVGGGDIPALFIEDGKYSFYLTNHLLMTAVTAVVVMLVFAYVASKIRVKGDGLDAYQTKGRLAQMFETICWFIRDEVVRPNLHEKTDRYIPYVWTVFFFILFANVLGLIPFGAGMHLGAMPVSDHASHFGHWGGTATGNLSLNIMLAMCSFIAIVGIGIYETGAKTFFSHFNPIGWDGPKLMSYGIGLPLYVLEWMGLIIKCVVLAMRLFGTMMAGHLVVAAIVGLVFAAASVSQLLGYGVWVAVVLGCIALTLLELFICLLQAFIFTFLTVLFIATVSHDHHDHEHEHEHDPLGDEAQMDLDKFTDPARLAGLADA from the coding sequence ATGAATCTGTTTATCGCATCTGCCGACAATCCGATCTCACACGTCGTGCCCCACCGGTTGCACGAGAAGCCGCTGTTTACGATTGACGTTGGTGGCGGTGACATCCCCGCCTTATTCATTGAGGACGGCAAGTACAGCTTTTACCTCACCAACCATTTACTGATGACTGCGGTGACTGCCGTGGTCGTCATGTTAGTTTTCGCCTACGTCGCATCGAAAATTCGCGTCAAAGGCGACGGACTGGACGCCTATCAAACCAAGGGCCGACTGGCTCAGATGTTTGAGACGATCTGCTGGTTTATCCGCGACGAGGTCGTTCGACCGAACCTTCACGAAAAAACAGACCGATACATTCCGTACGTCTGGACAGTGTTCTTCTTTATCCTCTTTGCGAACGTGCTTGGGTTGATCCCCTTTGGTGCCGGGATGCATTTGGGGGCAATGCCCGTTTCTGACCACGCCAGCCACTTCGGGCATTGGGGCGGAACGGCCACGGGGAACCTGTCGCTCAATATTATGTTGGCGATGTGCAGCTTCATTGCGATCGTCGGGATCGGGATTTATGAAACAGGTGCGAAGACGTTCTTCTCGCACTTCAACCCGATCGGTTGGGACGGACCTAAATTGATGTCCTACGGGATCGGCTTGCCACTCTATGTGCTGGAGTGGATGGGGCTGATCATTAAATGCGTCGTCTTGGCCATGCGATTGTTTGGCACGATGATGGCAGGACACCTGGTTGTCGCCGCGATTGTAGGTTTGGTGTTCGCGGCCGCTTCCGTCTCACAGTTACTTGGTTATGGTGTTTGGGTCGCGGTCGTGTTGGGCTGCATCGCGTTGACGTTGCTGGAGTTGTTCATCTGCTTGCTGCAGGCGTTCATCTTCACATTTTTGACGGTGCTGTTCATCGCCACGGTGTCTCACGATCACCATGATCACGAGCACGAACACGAACATGATCCGCTGGGCGACGAAGCTCAGATGGATCTGGACAAGTTCACCGATCCGGCTCGACTAGCCGGGTTGGCTGACGCTTGA
- the atpG gene encoding ATP synthase F1 subunit gamma, with the protein MANARALDKRRKSIKNIRKITRTMELIATARYKKAMERAQAATAYTDQITKIVSRLAAAGLDVKHPLLDPRDETKAARVLVLSSNRGLCGGYNAAVLREAVPRIRQLRESVPTVNVDVSGKRGVDGLRFRGIESDERHLNFEDQPKYDEVEAIANAYLARYITGEIDRLDVVYTKFVSTSKQIPVIETLLPLGSLEGEQTGEEDAGSANADYEFLPSAESILEEVVPTSFKVRLFKCFLDAAVSEQVARMIAMKGATENAGEMIKELSMTYNRARQSQITGEIMEIIGGVEALEN; encoded by the coding sequence ATGGCCAACGCAAGAGCGCTTGATAAACGCCGAAAATCGATCAAAAACATCCGCAAGATCACGCGGACGATGGAATTGATCGCGACGGCTCGCTACAAGAAGGCGATGGAGCGGGCCCAGGCGGCGACCGCTTACACCGACCAGATCACCAAGATCGTCTCGCGTTTGGCCGCAGCCGGTCTGGATGTTAAACACCCGCTGCTCGACCCCCGTGACGAAACCAAAGCCGCCCGAGTCCTCGTCCTGTCGAGTAATCGTGGTTTGTGCGGCGGATACAATGCGGCAGTGCTTCGTGAAGCAGTGCCTCGCATCCGGCAACTTCGTGAGTCAGTCCCCACGGTAAACGTGGACGTCAGTGGCAAGCGGGGTGTTGACGGACTGCGATTTCGTGGCATCGAATCTGACGAGCGGCACCTGAACTTCGAAGATCAGCCCAAGTACGACGAAGTCGAAGCGATCGCCAACGCGTACCTCGCTCGGTACATCACCGGCGAAATCGATCGCTTGGACGTGGTTTATACCAAGTTCGTCAGCACATCGAAGCAAATCCCAGTGATCGAAACTCTGTTGCCGCTCGGGTCGCTCGAAGGCGAGCAAACGGGTGAGGAAGACGCGGGCTCGGCCAACGCCGACTACGAATTCCTGCCTTCCGCCGAAAGTATCCTCGAAGAGGTCGTCCCGACGAGTTTCAAAGTTCGATTGTTTAAGTGCTTCCTGGATGCCGCTGTTAGCGAGCAAGTCGCTCGAATGATCGCCATGAAGGGCGCCACCGAAAACGCCGGTGAGATGATCAAAGAACTTTCGATGACGTACAACCGAGCCCGACAAAGTCAGATCACCGGCGAGATCATGGAGATCATCGGTGGCGTCGAAGCTCTCGAAAATTAA